ggttatgtccttccattggatagatctagggattacgattggattttgtaagatcggtttgtaaaagcaaagtttctcctctttgctttgaaacttatgttttgttgCAAAAGCGTAAATCATAGCtttgtaatgaattttgtaaatcgattgcaagaggaatagatccttcaagcattttgtaattgtgagttttgatttgtaaaacaagggattttgtaatgtTACTGTCGTTTAAagaaacagtaaaatttggatagcaatcaaaagatattggtccatTGCACAGGCTAGACTCGACTGAACTAAGTAAGGAGTCttggaagtttatgaacctagtatctctaaggactgctaggattgaggtgttcaacccttcttttgtaagtggtttaattccaacttggactaaacctatatggatgtatttgtattgtttttcacggtgtttttgtaaggatttttgagacagaagagaaattgtctcaaaaggttttgtaatctgaagatctctctcttcagttttgattgtgaaatcagttttgaaaaaattgagttttgtagtctgatagatttgatctttttgtacttttggaatttcccaattatctatacatttttcaaaattttcgattactatttcttcactattaactatctttctcgactcgaaggacgaggtagaagagtttgaagaagaaactgtcctacagaaaattggattcatacttaaagaattttaccaagttgatcttttgagttaagtgaggtaaccgcaccaggaatcactgccctaaacacGCCATCTCGGCTACAAAGacgggacttacaacccaggcctatttacacctctaaagaagctgtcttatcaccttaagatcatcttaccaacctctcaaaatgtttaaatgtgaatccgaaccttaaatagaaccttttcccccccaggctctgataccaaggggACCCTGGTATCTAGACGCCCGAGAACTATTCAAATGGGGTATGTTAGCTGGAGTTCGAGTTACAAAATTTGATTGTGAAATGATAAGGTTTTTGGGAAATAGAGTCCTTCAAGAAGTCAGAAGATATATAATTTTACATCGTTTACATTGATGATATTCTCATTTTCTTATAAAATCTTTATCAAcatttcaaatatttatatatttttatttcaattatctaCAAAAATGGTTTAGctctatttaaattaaaattacatcTTCTCTAAATTAGGATTAAATTTTTAAGACACTACATCATATAAGGCACAATTACTCTAATCTAAAGGTCATACAATTTGCTGACTATACATAATATATGGTTGGGCCAAGAATATTTAGTAGTACTTTCATTTCAACAAATACCACATATAACCAAAAGGTGCATGAATATGATAAGCTAGTAGGTAGTGAGGGCTTATAATTAAGCCACCTAAAATCCAATAGGTTGGGCAATTTTAGGTGTCGGCCGAGTCAAAATCTGTCATTAATTTTAATAACGACAATAGTAAAATCCAAAGTGATCCATCAAATTTATTATATCTATATAAGGAATGCTAAATTTTCCAGTGctaaattttctcttaaaattatcATTTATAACTTTCCAAAAAATTTTGACTtcgtaattaataatatttattttaatatatttaaagtttttttatattaatttctgtcatttttctaatttttatttattattgtttttttttttgagtttattTAGCGAATATTTTATTACTTTCCCTCTAAACTAAATATTTGTTATAAGGTAGGAATTTAATAAAAGGAcattatatataatatttgaCATAATATTCAAAATGATCTCAAACTAAATTATTGTGATAAAAGGATTCAGTGTCAtataacttaattatttaattgaataatatatatatatataatataaaattaaataaaataaaatatattaaatgatatattaatgaaaataaaactctagggatttaataagaaaataaaaaaattaatggtgTAATAGATTTTTTctcaaaaaaattaaagaataatttATATGTTCGACCAAAAAAGTATTTGTAAAACTATATATTAGGCAATTATAGTGCAGAGATATAGGTATTAACAACTCACATTATATATTTATCAGGCAATAAAATTGATCTTTGGTTATTAAAAAActcatattatatatttattttgttttattttattttatttccaaaagcatACAATACAATACAAGCACACTCACCTTATCATGTCTGTCCTCACAAGCGTACATCATCCAGAATGGCTTTAATTtcgttggattttttttttaatgtatgtAATTTTAGCCTTGACATTTACCTAGTGGTTGTTCATTCAATAATGAGGACACTTTATGTGATTTGCAGTGTGTTGTCTCTTTGATGTTGCTGCATGCTGGTTTTAGCTTTATGTTGTCGGATTGGGCTTTGTTCTTATCTTGTTGAGGGAAAATTCTATAAGTAATTCAGTAAATTTTATTTAGtaaataattaacattagacGAATTAAATAATTTTgcttaaaaaaatcataaaaaatggaTGGAACATTTATTTAATTAgcaaaactatatatatattattttcttgttacatAAGGGACTAAGAACACCCAAGGACTAAGTGCGATGATTAGAACAATGGAAGTCACCCCTGGCCGATGCTCCACTAGTAATGCTTTTGATTTCTTAAAGCTTGGATGCAATTCTTGTCTTCAAGGTATCATCCAAACTTCCTGTGGATTCTTGAGTCATTTTCAGGATCTCATGTTTAAATCTTTCCATGACTGGTTTGGGCAACCATATTGGAACTACAATCCCATCCTCCCCATTTCTTTTTCTGAATCTTGCAAAAGTACTTATATAAGGAAAGCCACCAATAGGACCTCCATAGATTGGCTTTCCCCATCCAAAATCAATATCTGCAAGCCCAGAACGACTTGTATCAACAACGAGGAAGTTCCAACGAGTAACAAAGTTTGGTCGTCCCTGAATCACCATAAGGTCTGTCACTGACCTTACGTACTCTTCATTCATTTGTTTCTTGCATTTCCTCACCAGCTCAACTGCATACCCTAATGGATTTTTACACAAGAATTGAGCACTTGAAACCACTGCAGGGAAAACAAATGAATTGCCATAGTATCCACGAGGCATCTGCAAACCTTGCTTGCCAATACCTACGTTCATAATACATGATAGGCGAACAACCTCAGTGGGATCAAGTTCAAATGCAAGTATCCTACATTTCCACATACATGCAGCGATCATTTCAAAATTTGTGCAGTTTCGAAGGTGGGGAGGAAGATGCTTCCTCAATGATCTCGTCTCTTTAGGGCCAAAAAGGAAAGAACTATGAACCATGTTTGGCTGGTCCAAAGTTATTACTGTGTTGTTGGCCTTTCTCACGTTCACACTTTCAACTGAATGCCGCATTTCTGTAAGTGTGAGATTCACAATTTTCATGTTTGCCGGAAGCATAGaataatttctggtattattgtTAGTATCCTCATATTCGTGATGCACACATGTTACTCGAGGTGGGTTTCGAGCAAATAAGAGTTCTCTTTGCCAAACAGGGAATAGGGAAGGTTTTGTTGCTCCTTTTGCGAATTCAGCAGTTGCATTCAAGAATTTAGCCAATCCAAATGAGTCACTTATGGTGTGGTTCGTGCGTATTGCAAATATAAATCCTCCACATGCCAAACGGGTCACCTAAACGAGACAGCCATTCTCGTCAGTAATTTATAAAGTTTAAATTCAATAACTTAAATAATTACAAAATCAGAATCCTCATTACAAAATCTTAAAAACGAAATCCAGTCATAAATGAtatggaaaaaaaaatgaataataaGGAGTTGATATACCTGAATTAACAGCAAAGGGCAACCAAGGATACCAGCAGAGCCAGGAACGTCATATAGAAGTTCTTCAATGCAAGGACAAGGAGGCTGTATTGAGTCCCCAAGCTGTTCAATTGTTATATCAGCATCAGCTTCAATGAACAAGATCCCTTCCCCATTGCAATCGACCATTAGTTTCCTGTTAGGACCTTGTATAATCCTACCTGCATATGGGTAGTAAAACACCAGTGCTTTCCCTAGTGCTTCTCTGATGATACCCACAGGGTCCTTTTCTTCCACGGATGGAATACTACAATAAAACATtataaatgaaatttgaaaacgcAGCCCTTCTTGATCATCTATGTCTGAAAGTTTCTTTAGTTCATGAGGTGTTGGCTTCGCCGGCGTAATCAGTTCAGGCTGGCAACGCCGCACTGAGAATGTCGGAGATGAAGAGGGTGGTGATGCCATTTATTCTGAGGCAGTATGTGTGATATTCGAGAGTGATACTGCAAAATGCAGCGTGCAAATAGATATTTATAGAAGTtggaattaatttttttatttaaaggaGGTTTAGTAATTGAGTAATAATTAGTGGGATATATATCagagttaattttatttttctctgCTCCATGAAaagatttaaacttaaatttcatcgTAATTGCAATGTATTAAAAAAatcttatttaaatatataatatatttcatataaattttattaatgaaaaaaattgtgtaagaaaaatttaaagataaataaaaaaatactatATGATTTTGCAAATGGGAGAGtgtcatttaatttttattaatttgatactCTATAATTTTTCAATTATTAAATATAGTCAATCGTTAGTTACCATGTGGCGAACACATGAAGTTAATATAGGTGACACATATTCATCACATAAGTGTCACGCTATGTTTATCATTCGTTACCATATTAACGTCACATATTCACCACAtcaatattatttaattgtaattaatgatttgaattacatttattaataaaaaaatataaaatattaaattgataaaaattaaactatAACTCTTCTTTTAAATGATTTGAAttacatttattaataaaaaaaatataaaatattaaattgataaaaattaaactataattCTTCTTTTGCGTTTGCGTGTGCGTGTGAAATCATAttatatcttttttatttttcttaagaatttaatattataaaaattatgaaCAATTTGATATGTCTTTTTCTACTTTAAAAGATATAGTGGAGAAGTATTACAAATCCATTATCAACTCATTGCAAGATTTATAAATTTATGATGAGAGTTATTAAAGACGAAGGATTATCTCTATTTTATAGTttataataattcaattcattacatttcttttaaataaaatataaaattaattttgaactcagttttttttaatataaaaatattagactgaagcatatatatatatatatatatatatatatatatatatatatatataagcatttctttttttaaatgaaCAAATATGCATTTTATGGTAATATGACGAGTGGTCGTGAATGATCTGTAAAGTTGATGGATGATGGTGGGTTATACTGGGACTACTCCTAGCAGTGGCCCTCCTACAAACATTTTAATCATTTAAATTCCTGTAATACCCTTTTTTAGACttttgattttatatatatatatatatatatatatatatatatatatatatatatatattattt
The Hevea brasiliensis isolate MT/VB/25A 57/8 chromosome 15, ASM3005281v1, whole genome shotgun sequence genome window above contains:
- the LOC110657335 gene encoding methanol O-anthraniloyltransferase-like produces the protein MASPPSSSPTFSVRRCQPELITPAKPTPHELKKLSDIDDQEGLRFQISFIMFYCSIPSVEEKDPVGIIREALGKALVFYYPYAGRIIQGPNRKLMVDCNGEGILFIEADADITIEQLGDSIQPPCPCIEELLYDVPGSAGILGCPLLLIQVTRLACGGFIFAIRTNHTISDSFGLAKFLNATAEFAKGATKPSLFPVWQRELLFARNPPRVTCVHHEYEDTNNNTRNYSMLPANMKIVNLTLTEMRHSVESVNVRKANNTVITLDQPNMVHSSFLFGPKETRSLRKHLPPHLRNCTNFEMIAACMWKCRILAFELDPTEVVRLSCIMNVGIGKQGLQMPRGYYGNSFVFPAVVSSAQFLCKNPLGYAVELVRKCKKQMNEEYVRSVTDLMVIQGRPNFVTRWNFLVVDTSRSGLADIDFGWGKPIYGGPIGGFPYISTFARFRKRNGEDGIVVPIWLPKPVMERFKHEILKMTQESTGSLDDTLKTRIASKL